A single genomic interval of Lewinellaceae bacterium harbors:
- a CDS encoding phospho-N-acetylmuramoyl-pentapeptide-transferase yields MLYHLFEYLDRNYDLVGTGLFRYITFRSGAAIILSLIISMAIGKRIISSLTRLQIGESVRNLGLAGEKTKAGTPTMGGIIIILSIVIPTLLLARLDNIYIILLLVSTLWMATIGFIDDYIKVFRKDKAGLKGVFKVLGQIGLGIIVAATMLWHKDITVRMPAEQVNGKYKVVEQFTDPEDGVQVANVKTTLTNVPFLKGNQLDYQVFVRWFAGDNAKNWAWLIFIPFVIFVVTAVSNGANLTDGLDGLATGVSAIIGATLGILAYVSGNKLIADYLNIFYLPNSQEIVIFSASFLGACVGFLWHNAYPARVFMGDTGSLTLGGIIAAMAILLRKELLIPILCGIFLVENLSVVLQVSYFKYTKRKYGEGRRLFRMAPLHHHYQKGGMPESRIVIHFWIVAIMLAVITLITLKVR; encoded by the coding sequence ATGCTTTATCACTTGTTCGAATATTTAGACCGGAACTACGATTTGGTAGGGACGGGACTTTTCAGATACATCACTTTCCGATCGGGCGCGGCAATCATCTTATCATTGATTATTTCCATGGCCATCGGTAAGCGGATCATCAGTTCTTTGACACGCTTGCAAATAGGAGAATCTGTCCGAAACCTCGGATTAGCCGGGGAAAAGACCAAAGCAGGCACTCCGACCATGGGTGGGATTATTATCATCCTTTCCATCGTCATCCCAACCTTGCTGCTGGCAAGGCTGGACAATATTTACATCATCTTGCTTTTGGTCTCCACCCTGTGGATGGCAACGATTGGCTTTATCGATGATTACATCAAGGTATTCCGCAAAGATAAAGCGGGATTAAAGGGTGTCTTCAAGGTGTTGGGTCAAATCGGCCTTGGGATTATCGTTGCAGCCACGATGCTTTGGCACAAGGACATCACCGTACGGATGCCGGCCGAACAGGTCAACGGTAAATACAAAGTGGTTGAACAGTTCACGGATCCGGAAGACGGCGTCCAGGTGGCAAATGTAAAGACCACCCTTACCAATGTCCCGTTTCTGAAAGGCAATCAACTGGACTACCAAGTTTTTGTACGGTGGTTTGCCGGTGATAATGCGAAGAATTGGGCCTGGCTGATATTTATCCCGTTCGTCATTTTTGTGGTTACGGCAGTTTCAAACGGTGCAAACCTGACCGACGGCCTCGATGGCCTGGCCACCGGAGTATCGGCCATCATCGGGGCGACCCTGGGTATTCTGGCTTATGTGTCCGGTAACAAACTAATCGCAGACTATCTGAATATCTTTTATCTGCCGAACAGCCAGGAGATCGTCATCTTTTCTGCCAGTTTTTTAGGGGCATGCGTCGGGTTTTTATGGCACAATGCTTATCCGGCACGGGTTTTCATGGGTGACACGGGAAGCCTTACTCTGGGAGGGATTATCGCAGCCATGGCCATTCTGCTGCGCAAGGAATTGCTGATACCGATCCTTTGTGGAATCTTTCTGGTTGAGAATTTATCGGTTGTATTACAAGTCTCCTATTTCAAGTATACCAAACGTAAGTATGGTGAGGGAAGGCGGTTGTTTCGCATGGCGCCACTCCATCACCATTACCAGAAAGGAGGGATGCCTGAATCAAGGATCGTCATTCATTTCTGGATTGTGGCCATCATGTTGGCCGTCATCACATTGATAACATTAAAAGTACGCTAA
- a CDS encoding FtsW/RodA/SpoVE family cell cycle protein, which produces MLYHRLKGDRAIWLIVALLTVLSLLAVYSATGSWAYVKKGGNTEYFLVKQFTLIASGLFLMWVCYRIHYTRYSRLAPVLLVFAIGMLLYTQLFGIEINQAKRWIGIPFTSITFQTSDFAKLALIIFVARSIAKKQDKIKDFNGAFLPIILPIVLVCGLIAPSDLSTAILLFATSFMMMFIGRIDMKYLVFLVMMGMVAFGLLFLVGKLFLPDAIRVDTWEVRVKDFMENKEGSHQIQQAKIAIANGEWFGKGPGQSTQRNFLPAAFSDCIYAVICEEYGLIGGFVVLILYLWLLFRTIAIVTKSPKTFGAMLAVGLGMNIVIQAFANLAVSVHLVPVTGLTLPLVSWGGTSILFTSMTIGIILSVSKYIEQQDKSAPVEAA; this is translated from the coding sequence ATGTTGTACCATCGGTTAAAGGGGGACCGCGCGATCTGGCTGATCGTAGCGCTGCTAACCGTTTTGTCCTTACTAGCCGTTTACAGTGCAACAGGTAGCTGGGCTTATGTGAAGAAGGGAGGTAACACCGAATATTTCCTGGTGAAGCAATTCACACTGATCGCGTCGGGATTGTTCCTGATGTGGGTATGTTACCGGATTCATTACACCAGGTATTCCCGGCTGGCTCCCGTATTGCTGGTTTTTGCCATCGGCATGTTGCTGTACACGCAACTTTTTGGGATCGAGATCAACCAGGCGAAACGATGGATCGGAATTCCGTTCACATCGATAACCTTTCAGACCTCGGACTTCGCAAAGCTGGCGCTCATCATTTTTGTAGCACGGAGCATTGCCAAAAAGCAGGATAAGATCAAGGACTTCAATGGAGCATTTTTGCCCATCATCCTTCCGATTGTACTGGTATGCGGATTGATCGCGCCTTCGGACTTGTCCACAGCCATCCTGCTGTTTGCGACCAGTTTTATGATGATGTTCATTGGAAGGATCGATATGAAATACCTGGTCTTCCTGGTGATGATGGGGATGGTCGCTTTTGGGTTGCTATTCCTGGTGGGTAAGTTATTCCTTCCGGATGCGATCCGGGTGGATACCTGGGAAGTACGGGTGAAGGATTTTATGGAGAATAAAGAAGGCAGCCACCAGATCCAGCAAGCCAAGATCGCCATTGCCAATGGCGAGTGGTTCGGCAAAGGCCCGGGCCAGAGCACTCAGCGCAATTTTCTTCCGGCTGCATTTTCCGATTGCATCTATGCGGTCATTTGTGAAGAATATGGTTTGATCGGCGGATTTGTGGTCTTGATCCTGTACCTGTGGTTGTTGTTCAGGACCATTGCGATCGTGACCAAGTCGCCCAAAACGTTCGGAGCCATGCTGGCAGTAGGACTGGGCATGAATATCGTGATCCAGGCATTTGCCAATCTGGCGGTATCGGTGCATTTGGTGCCGGTTACGGGATTGACACTGCCTTTGGTCTCCTGGGGTGGCACTTCCATCCTGTTTACCAGCATGACCATCGGGATCATATTGAGTGTGAGTAAGTACATCGAGCAACAGGATAAATCCGCACCGGTGGAAGCGGCATGA